The sequence below is a genomic window from Barrientosiimonas humi.
GCCCGCCCCGTGGAGACCCCAGAGATGGCATCGCCGCACGACCTCGTGCTGACCACGTTCGAGGGCGGCGCCGCGCTCTCCGACTTCCGCGCCGCGGGCCTGCTGGCCCGCATCACCGCCGTCGCCCCGCAGGTGACCGGCCTGAGCGCGCGGTACGTCCACCTCGTCGCGACCGAGCAGCCGCTCGACGACGACGCGCGCGGACGGGTGGAGCAGCTGCTGACGTACGGGCCGCCGGCGGTCGAGTCCGGGGGCGCGGGTCTCGACTCGGCGGGCTCCGCGGCCGACGCGGTCGAGGTGGTCGTCGTGGGGCCGCGGCTGGGCACGGTCTCGCCGTGGGCGTCCAAGGCCACCGACATCCTGCGCAACTGCGGGGTCGAGCTGCGCCGGGTCGAGCGGGTCGTCGAGCATGCCCTCACGCACCCGGCCGGGCAGCCGCTCAGCCCCGATCAGCACGCCGCGGTCGTGTCGCTGCTGCACGACCGGATGACCGAGTCGGTGCTGGCCTCGCGCGACGACGCGCGCCACCTGTTCGACGAGCGCGACCCCGAGCCGATGGAGCACGTCGATGTGCTCGCGCGCGGCCGGGCTGCGCTCGAACAGGCCGACCGCGCATACGGATTGGCGCTCTCGGACGACGAGATCGACTACCTCGTCCAGGCGTTCACCGGGCTCGGCCGCAACCCGACCGACGTCGAGCTGATGATGTTCGCCCAGGCGAACTCCGAGCACTGCCGGCACAAGATCTTCAACGCCGACTTCGTGCTCGACGGCGAGCCGCAGACGGCGAGCCTGTTCGGGATGATCCAGCACACCGAGAAGGTCGCCGGTCAGGGCACGGTCGTCGCCTACAAGGACAACGCCTCGATCATGGAGGGCGGCACGATCACCCGGTTCGCGCCCGAATCGCCTGACGGGCCAACGCGATACGCCCCGCGCGAGACTCCGGCGCACGTGCTGATGAAGGTCGAGACGCACAACCACCCGACCGCGATCAGCCCCTTCCCCGGCGCCGCGACGGGCGCCGGCGGCGAGATCCGCGACGAGGGCGCGACCGGTCGTGGCTCGCAGCCCAAGGCCGGACTCACCGGCTTCGCCGTGTCCAACCTGCACCTGCCCGGCACCGACGAGCCGTGGGAGCGGGAGACGTACGGCCGGCCCGACCACATCGCCGCCCCGCTCGACATCATGGTCGAGGGGCCGATCGGCGCCGCCGCGTTCAACAACGAGTTCGGCCGCCCGGGCCTCGGCGGGTTCTTCCGCGTCTACGAGCAGACCGTCGACGGCGTGCGCCGCGGCTTCCACAAGCCGATCATGAGCGCCGGCGGGCTCGGCTCGATCGACGCCGACCAGACCGAGAAGGTCCGGTTCCCCGACGGCACGCTGCTCGTCCAGCTCGGCGGCCCGGGCATGCGCATCGGCATGGGTGGCGGCGCCGCCTCGTCGATGGCCTCCGGCGCCAACGCGGCCGACCTCGACTTCGACTCGGTGCAGCGCGGCAACCCCGAGATCGAGCGGCGCGCGCAGGAGGTCATCAACCACTGCTGGGGCCTCGGCGCCGACAACCCCATCCTCGCGATCCACGACGTCGGCGCGGGCGGCCTGTCCAACGCCTTCCCCGAGCTGGTCGACGACGCCGGCCTCGGCGCGCGTTTCGACCTGTCGGCGGTGCCGCTGGAGGAGACCGGGCTCGCGCCGAAGGAGATCTGGTGCAACGAGAGCCAGGAGCGTTACGTCCTGGCGATCGCGCCGGAGTCGCTCGACCGGTTCGCCGCGCTCGCCCGGCGCGAGCGCTGCCCCTACGCCGTCGTCGGCGTCGCGCGCGGCGACGGGCGGCTGCTGCTCGACGAGGCGGGTCTCGACTCGCCCTCCGCCGGCGCTCCGGCCTCCTCGACCAGCGTGGACGCCGCGGTCGACATGCCGATGGAGGTGCTGCTCGGCAAGCCGCCGCGGATGACGCGCGACGACCAGCACGTACGCCGGTCGACCCCCGATCTCGACACGTCGGCTCTCGACGTGCGGGCTGCCGCCCTGGACGTGCTGCGCCACCCGACCGTGGCGTCGAAGCGATTCCTGGTCACCATCGCCGACCGCACGGTCGGCGGCCTGACCCACCGCGACCAGATGGTCGGGCCGTGGCAGGTGCCGGTGGCCGACGTCGCGGTCACCCTCTCCGACCTGCACGGACTCGCCGGGCAGGCGATGGCGACCGGCGAGCGGATGCCGCTGGCGGCGGTCGACGCCCCCGCCTCGGGCCGGATGGCGGTCGCCGAGGCGATCACCAACCTGCTGGCCGCGCCGATCGACCTGCCGCGCGTGAAGCTGTCGTGCAACTGGATGGCCGCGGCCGGGGAGCCGGGTGAGGACGCCGCGCTCTACGACACGGTGCAGGCGGTCGCGATGGAGCTGTGCCCGGCGCTCGGCGTGAGCGTGCCCGTCGGCAAGGACTCGCTGTCGATGCGCACCCGCTGGGGCTCGGGCGACCAGCAGCGACAGGTGATCTCGCCGGTCTCGCTCGTGGTCACGGCGTTCGCGTCGCTGCCCGACGTGACCGGCACGCTCACGCCGCAGCTGCGCGGCGACAGCGCCCTGGTGCTGGTCGACCTCGGCGCCGGGGCCGACCGGCTGGGCGGCTCGGTGCTCGCCCAGACGCGGGAGGAGTTCGGCGGGGCCGTGCCCGACCTCGCCGACCCCGCGCGCCTCGTCGCCCTGGTCGACGCCGTCAACACCCTGCGCGACCAGGGCCTGGTCACCGCCTTCCACGACCGCTCCGACGGTGGGCTGTGGGCCGCGGCGTGCGAGATGGCGTTCGCCGGCGGCGCCGGCCTCGATCTCGAGACGCCCACTCCCGCAAGCCTTTTCGCCGAGGAGCTGGGGGTGCTGCTCGAGGTCCCGCGAGAGCGTCTCGACGCCGCGACGGCAGTCCTCGCCGACGCCGGGCTCGGCGACCTCACGCGCGTGGTCGGCAGTCCCAACGAGGACCGTCGCATCCGGGTCTCGGTCGACGGCGAGCAGGTGGTCGACGAGGCGCTGCCCGACCTCATGCAGGTCTGGGACGAGGTGTCGTGGCGGATCAGCCGGCTGCGCGACAACCCCGCGACCGCCGACGAGGAGCACGCCTCGGTGGGCGCCGAGGCGCCGGCCCTGGTCGTCTCCCCCACGTTCGACCCCACCGACGACGTCGCCGCTCCGTTCCTCAACCTCGGCGCCCGCCCGCGGGTCGCCGTGCTGCGCGAGCAGGGCGTCAACTCCCACGTCGAGACGGCGTACGCCTTCCACCGGGCCGGTTTCGACGCGTTCGACGTGCACATGACCGACCTGCAGTCGGGGCGCACCCGGCTCGACGACTTCGCCGGGCTCGTCGCGGCCGGCGGCTTCTCCTACGGCGACACCCTGGGCGCCGGCGAGGGCTGGGCCCGGTCGGTGCTGTTCGACGACCGACTCACCGACCAGTTCGCCGAGTTCTTCGCTCGCCCAGGCACGTTCGGGCTCGGCATCTGCAACGGCTGCCAGATGTTCGCGGCGCTGGCCGACCTCATCCCGGGGGCCGACGCGTGGCCGCGGTTCACCCGCAACACCTCGGAGCAGTACGAAGCTCGCCTGTCCCTCGTCGAGGTGCTGGACAGCCCGTCGCTGTTCACCAGCGGCATGGCCGACAGCCTGCTGCCGATCGCGGTCGCGCACGGCGAGGGGTTCGCCGACTTCTCGCGGCGGGGCGACCTCGCGACGGTGCAGCGCGTCGCGCGGTTCGTCACGCCCGACGGCCAGGTCGCGACCACCTACCCCGCCAACCCCAACGGCTCCCCCGAAGGGCTCACCGCCGTCACGACCCCCGACGGCCGGTTCACCGCGATGATGCCGCACCCCGAGCGGGTGCAGCGCAACGCGCAGCTGTCGTGGACCGACGCGCCGATCGGCGACGAGAGCCCGTGGCTGCGGATGTTCCGCAACGCGCGCGCCTTCGTCGGCTGACCGGGGCGCCCCGGAGTGGGGCCTGAGCGTCAGGCCTGTGGGTGGTGCCCGACATCGGCGCGGCGCGCGATCGTGGCCTGCGCGCGGTGCACCGCGCCGACCGGCACCGTCGGGACGATGTCCTCCAGGAAGCCGTAGCGGCGGCGGACGGCCAGGTCGTACGACGTGCGCCCCTCTCCGTCGCGCACCCGGTGCCACCAGTCGGCGATGTCGCCCCAGCCGGGCGCCGCGAGCGACCCGCCGAACTGTTGCACCGCGAGCCCGGCGCACAGCGCGGCGAACGCGACCCGGTCGGGCAGCCGCCACCCGGCGAGCGTCCCGGTCGCGAGCGCCGCCCCGAACACGTCGCCGCTGCCGGTGGCGTCGAGCGCCGACACCCGCAGCGACGGCACGCTGACCTCCTCGCCCGTGGCGGAGTCGATCGCGAGCGCACCGTGCGGACCGTTGGTGACGACGGCGAGCGGCACCCGGTCGGCGAGGGCGTACAGCGCGTCCTGCGGGGTGTCGGTCCTGGTGTACGCCATCGCCTCGTCGGCGTTGGGCAGGAACGCGTAGCACAGCTCGAGCGGCTCGATCATCTCGCGCGACCACGCGCCGGTGGAGTCCCAGCCGAGGTCGGCGAAGATGAGCGACCCCTCGTCGCGCGCGCCGCGCAGCCACTCGAGGCCGGCCGGGTCGCGCACCTCGGGGCTGCCGAGGTCGGCGATCACCGCGCGGGCCGCGGGCGGCGGCGGCACCGGGTCGTCGGCGTAGCCCGGCGGGCGGTGGGCGTGGGTGACCATGCTGCGGTCGCCGGAGTAGGCGTACGACACGGTGAGCGGTGAGTGCCACTGGCCGTAGCGGCGCGAGCTGGCCAGCCGCACCCCCTCCTCGCCGAGGGTCTCCCAGCAGAAGTCGCCGTAGTAGTCCTCGGCGAACGCGGCGCTCAGCGCGGTGCGCAGGCCGAGTCGGCTGGTCGCGACCGCGAGGTTGGCGATGCCGCCGGGGCAGGAGCCCATGCCGCTGGCCATGACCTCGGTGCCGTCGGTCGGCCGGGAGTCGAGCCCGGTGAAGATGATGTCGAGGAAGACGGTGCCCCACAGGGCGACGTCGACCCGCTCGTCGCCCGGGTCGCGGATCCCGCGCAGCGGGTCGTAGGCCGGCTCCTCCACCTGACGCTCCTTCGCTCGATGTTCCCCCATCCTCGCCTGCGAGACTGCAGAGGCAAAGTGGACACATCGCGAGCGAGGGACCCATGCGGCTGACGATCCTCGGGGGCGGCGGATTCCGCACTCCCCTGGTCTATTCGGCGCTCCTGGACGACCAGCACGAGCAGCGCGTCACCGAGGTGGTGCTGCACGACACCTCCGCCGCGCGGCTGTCGGCGATCGAGGCCGTGCTGCGCCAGCAGCGTTCTGCCGCAGGCGGTTTCGGCCCGGCCGTACGCACGTCGACCGTCCTCGAAGAGGCGCTCGCCGGGGCGGACTTCGTGTTCTGCGCGATGCGGGTGGGCGGGCTGCAGGGGCGCGTCGCCGACGAGCGGGTCGCGCTGGACCGGGGCCTGCTCGGCCAGGAGACGATCGGGGCGGGCGGCATCTCCTACGGCCTGCGCACGGTTCCGGTGGCCGTCGACGTGGCCGAGGCGGTGGCGCGGGTCGCGCCCGGCGCGTGGGTCATCAACTTCACGAACCCGGCCGGCCTGGTCACCGAGGCGATGCAGGGCGTGCTCGGCGAGCGCGTCGTGGGCATCTGCGACTCCCCGCTCGGGCTGGCCCGCCGCGTCGCGCGTGCGCTGGACGTGCCGCTCGACGTGGGCACCCTCGACTACGCCGGGCTGAACCATCTCGGCTGGCTGCGCGGACCCGGGGCCGAGCAGCTGCTCGCCGACCCCGCGAGGCTCGAGTCCTTCGAGGAGGGAAGGCTTTTCGGCGCCGACTGGCTGCAGCAGCTGGGGGCGATCCCGAACGAGTACCTGCACTACTTCTACTTCACCCGCGACGCGGTGGCGGGCATCCTCGCGGAGCCACGGACGCGAGGCGAGTTCCTCGTCGGTCAGCAGGACGACTTCTACGCCGACGTGGCCCGCGAGCCCGCCGCGGCCCTGACCACATGGCGGGCGGTGCGGGCGGCGCGCGACGCGACGTACATGAAGGAGTCGCGGGCCGATGGCGAGGAGCGCGACGAGCAGGACGTCGCCGGCGGTGGCTACGAGGGGGTCGCC
It includes:
- a CDS encoding 6-phospho-beta-glucosidase — protein: MRLTILGGGGFRTPLVYSALLDDQHEQRVTEVVLHDTSAARLSAIEAVLRQQRSAAGGFGPAVRTSTVLEEALAGADFVFCAMRVGGLQGRVADERVALDRGLLGQETIGAGGISYGLRTVPVAVDVAEAVARVAPGAWVINFTNPAGLVTEAMQGVLGERVVGICDSPLGLARRVARALDVPLDVGTLDYAGLNHLGWLRGPGAEQLLADPARLESFEEGRLFGADWLQQLGAIPNEYLHYFYFTRDAVAGILAEPRTRGEFLVGQQDDFYADVAREPAAALTTWRAVRAARDATYMKESRADGEERDEQDVAGGGYEGVALALMAAIARGEQTALILNVRNGSTLPGLPAEAVVEVPCRVDGRGPAPLPVSPLTGHAAGLVQQVKEVEQRTIRAALEGDPDLARSAFALHPLVDSVTVAGELLQAYRGRIPSLERVFRR
- the purL gene encoding phosphoribosylformylglycinamidine synthase, whose amino-acid sequence is MASPHDLVLTTFEGGAALSDFRAAGLLARITAVAPQVTGLSARYVHLVATEQPLDDDARGRVEQLLTYGPPAVESGGAGLDSAGSAADAVEVVVVGPRLGTVSPWASKATDILRNCGVELRRVERVVEHALTHPAGQPLSPDQHAAVVSLLHDRMTESVLASRDDARHLFDERDPEPMEHVDVLARGRAALEQADRAYGLALSDDEIDYLVQAFTGLGRNPTDVELMMFAQANSEHCRHKIFNADFVLDGEPQTASLFGMIQHTEKVAGQGTVVAYKDNASIMEGGTITRFAPESPDGPTRYAPRETPAHVLMKVETHNHPTAISPFPGAATGAGGEIRDEGATGRGSQPKAGLTGFAVSNLHLPGTDEPWERETYGRPDHIAAPLDIMVEGPIGAAAFNNEFGRPGLGGFFRVYEQTVDGVRRGFHKPIMSAGGLGSIDADQTEKVRFPDGTLLVQLGGPGMRIGMGGGAASSMASGANAADLDFDSVQRGNPEIERRAQEVINHCWGLGADNPILAIHDVGAGGLSNAFPELVDDAGLGARFDLSAVPLEETGLAPKEIWCNESQERYVLAIAPESLDRFAALARRERCPYAVVGVARGDGRLLLDEAGLDSPSAGAPASSTSVDAAVDMPMEVLLGKPPRMTRDDQHVRRSTPDLDTSALDVRAAALDVLRHPTVASKRFLVTIADRTVGGLTHRDQMVGPWQVPVADVAVTLSDLHGLAGQAMATGERMPLAAVDAPASGRMAVAEAITNLLAAPIDLPRVKLSCNWMAAAGEPGEDAALYDTVQAVAMELCPALGVSVPVGKDSLSMRTRWGSGDQQRQVISPVSLVVTAFASLPDVTGTLTPQLRGDSALVLVDLGAGADRLGGSVLAQTREEFGGAVPDLADPARLVALVDAVNTLRDQGLVTAFHDRSDGGLWAAACEMAFAGGAGLDLETPTPASLFAEELGVLLEVPRERLDAATAVLADAGLGDLTRVVGSPNEDRRIRVSVDGEQVVDEALPDLMQVWDEVSWRISRLRDNPATADEEHASVGAEAPALVVSPTFDPTDDVAAPFLNLGARPRVAVLREQGVNSHVETAYAFHRAGFDAFDVHMTDLQSGRTRLDDFAGLVAAGGFSYGDTLGAGEGWARSVLFDDRLTDQFAEFFARPGTFGLGICNGCQMFAALADLIPGADAWPRFTRNTSEQYEARLSLVEVLDSPSLFTSGMADSLLPIAVAHGEGFADFSRRGDLATVQRVARFVTPDGQVATTYPANPNGSPEGLTAVTTPDGRFTAMMPHPERVQRNAQLSWTDAPIGDESPWLRMFRNARAFVG
- a CDS encoding carbohydrate kinase family protein, giving the protein MEEPAYDPLRGIRDPGDERVDVALWGTVFLDIIFTGLDSRPTDGTEVMASGMGSCPGGIANLAVATSRLGLRTALSAAFAEDYYGDFCWETLGEEGVRLASSRRYGQWHSPLTVSYAYSGDRSMVTHAHRPPGYADDPVPPPPAARAVIADLGSPEVRDPAGLEWLRGARDEGSLIFADLGWDSTGAWSREMIEPLELCYAFLPNADEAMAYTRTDTPQDALYALADRVPLAVVTNGPHGALAIDSATGEEVSVPSLRVSALDATGSGDVFGAALATGTLAGWRLPDRVAFAALCAGLAVQQFGGSLAAPGWGDIADWWHRVRDGEGRTSYDLAVRRRYGFLEDIVPTVPVGAVHRAQATIARRADVGHHPQA